The following proteins are encoded in a genomic region of Paralichthys olivaceus isolate ysfri-2021 chromosome 23, ASM2471397v2, whole genome shotgun sequence:
- the dera gene encoding deoxyribose-phosphate aldolase: MSARNPGTKLDLERVSKVRVNTQAVLKRAQQIQGHKLLKKQWQAAWLLKAVTCIDLTTLAGDDTPSNVHRLCLKAIQPVRCDLLRKMDMHDKGVTTAAVCVYPSRVADAVASLKAANSSLPVASVATGFPAGQTPLETRLQEVRMAVADGAAEIDIVINRTLALTGQWEAMYDEIRQFREACGDAHMKTILAIGELGTFTNVYKASMVAMMAGSDFIKTSTGKESVNATYPVAIVMVRAIRDYFLCTGHKVGFKPAGGIRTAQESLVWFSLIKEELGNDWLCPHLFRLGASSLLADIERQIYHHVSGQYAAYHELPMA; encoded by the exons ATGTCCGCCAGGAACCCAGGCACCAAGCTCG aCCTGGAGCGGGTATCCAAAGTGAGAGTGAACACGCAGGCCGTCCTGAAGAGAGCGCAGCAGATCCAAGGACATAAGCTCCTGAAGAAACAGTGGCAG GCTGCCTGGCTGCTGAAGGCTGTAACATGTATTGACCTGACGACTCTGGCTGGAGACGACACACCATCCAACGTCCACCGGCTGTGTCTGAAAGCCATCCAGCCGGTCAGGTGTGACCTGCTGCGGAAGATGGATATGCACGACAAAG GAGTGACCACGGCAGcggtgtgtgtgtatccatctCGTGTGGCTGATGCTGTAGCATCACTGAAGGCAGCCAACTCCAGCCTCCCTGTTGCTTCAG TGGCCACCGGTTTCCCAGCTGGCCAAACTCCACTGGAGACACGGCTGCAGGAGGTCCGAATGGCAGTGGCTGACGGTGCCGCCGAAATCGACATCGTCATCAACAGGACGCTCGCCCTTACAGGACAGTGGGAAG CCATGTACGATGAGATCCGTCAGTTTCGAGAGGCCTGTGGCGACGCCCACATGAAAACCATTCTGGCTATTGGCGAGCTTGGCACCTTCACCAACGTCTACAAGGCCAGCATGGTCGCCATGATGGCTG GCTCGGACTTCATCAAGACGTCCACGGGAAAGGAGTCTGTCAACGCTACTTACCCAGTTGCCATAGTGATGGTGAGAGCCATCCGTGACTACTTCTTGTGTACAGGCCACAAG GTGGGCTTTAAGCCGGCAGGTGGGATCCGGACGGCTCAGGAGTCTCTGGTGTGGTTCAGTCTGATTAAAGAGGAGCTCGGCAACGACTGGCTGTGTCCTCACCTGTTCCGCCTGGGAGCCAGTAGCCTGTTGGCTGATATagagagacag ATCTATCATCACGTGTCTGGACAGTATGCGGCCTATCACGAGCTGCCTATGGCGTGA